A window from Dromaius novaehollandiae isolate bDroNov1 chromosome 1, bDroNov1.hap1, whole genome shotgun sequence encodes these proteins:
- the DDX3X gene encoding ATP-dependent RNA helicase DDX3X: MSHVAVENALSLDQQFSGLDLNSSDSQSEGSSSSKGRYIPPHLRNREASKQGFDSGGWSSSRDKDAYSSFGARSDRGAKSSFFDRGNGSRGGRYEERGRGGDYDRSGFGRFDRGGGSSRWSDKSDEDDWSKPLPPSERLEQELFSGSNTGINFEKYDDIPVEATGSNCPPHIESFSDVDMGEIIMGNIELTRYTRPTPVQKHAIPIIKEKRDLMACAQTGSGKTAAFLLPILSQIYADGPGDALRAMKENGRYGRRKQYPISLVLAPTRELAVQIYEEARKFAYRSRVRPCVVYGGADIGQQIRDLERGCHLLVATPGRLVDMMERGKIGLDFCKYLVLDEADRMLDMGFEPQIRRIVEQDTMPPKGVRHTMMFSATFPKEIQMLARDFLDEYIFLAVGRVGSTSENITQKVVWVEESDKRSFLLDLLNATGKDSLTLVFVETKKGADALEDFLYHEGYACTSIHGDRSQRDREEALHQFRSGKSPILVATAVAARGLDISNVKHVINFDLPSDIEEYVHRIGRTGRVGNLGLATSFFNERNINITKDLLDLLVEAKQEVPSWLENMAYEQHHKGGGSRGRSKSSRFSGGFGARDYRTSSGSGSSSFSSSRSTSSRSGGSSSRGFGGGGYGGFYNSDGYGGNYNSQGVDWWGN; this comes from the exons GTTTTGATAGTGGTGGCTGGAGCTCTAGCAGAGACAAGGATGCATACAGCAGCTTTGGTGCACGATCTGACCGTGGAGCGAAATCAAGTTTCTTTGACCGTGGAAACGGGtcaagaggaggaag GTATGAAGAGCGTGGAAGAGGTGGTGACTATGATAGGAGTGGCTTTGGTAGATTTGATCGTGGTGGTGGAAGTAGCCGCTGGTCTGACAAATCAGATGAAGATGACTGGTCAAAGCCTCTTCCCCCAAGTGAACGTCTGGAGCA agAGCTCTTTTCAGGAAGCAATACTGGCATTAACTTTGAGAAGTATGATGACATTCCTGTTGAAGCAACAGGCAGTAACTGTCCTCCACATATTGAAAGT TTCAGTGATGTTGACATGGGTGAAATTATTATGGGAAACATTGAGCTCACACGATACACCCGTCCTACTCCAGTCCAGAAACATGCAATACCtattattaaagaaaagagagacttGATGGCCTGTGCTCAGACAG GTTCTGGGAAAACTGCTGCATTTCTTCTACCAATATTGAGCCAGATCTATGCAGATGGTCCTGGTGATGCCTTGAGAGCTATGAAG GAGAATGGAAGGTATGGACGTCGTAAGCAATATCCAATCTCGCTGGTCTTGGCTCCAACTAGAGAACTGGCTGTGCAGATCTATGAGGAAGCTAGAAAG TTCGCATACCGTTCCAGAGTTCGTCCCTGTGTTGTATATGGTGGTGCAGACATTGGTCAGCAGATACGTGACTTAGAACGTGGATGTCACTTGCTTGTAGCGACTCCAGGACGACTGGTTGATATGATGGAGAGGGGAAAGATTGGACTGGATTTCTGCAA GTATCTAGTGCTAGATGAAGCTGACAGAATGCTTGATATGGGGTTTGAACCTCAAATTCGTCGAATTGTTGAACAAGATACTATGCCACCAAAAGGGGTTCGCCATACCATGATGTTCAGTGCTACTTTCCCCAAGGAAATCCAG atgcttGCTCGTGACTTCCTTGATGAATATATCTTTCTGGCTGTTGGCAGAGTGGGCTCTACATCTGAGAACATCACACAGAAAGTGGTGTGGGTGGAAGAGTCAGACAAACGGTCTTTTCTGCTTGATCTGCTAAATGCCACAG GCAAAGATTCCTTGACTCTGGTGTTTGTGGAAACCAAAAAGGGTGCAGATGCTCTGGAGGACTTCCTCTACCATGAAGGGTATGCCTGCACAAGTATACATGGAGATCGTTCtcaaagagacagagaggaggcACTGCACCAGTTCCGTTCGGGCAAGAGCCCAATTCTTGTTGCCACAGCA GTAGCAGCAAGAGGACTGGATATCTCAAATGTAAAGCATGTCATAAACTTTGACTTGCCAAGTGATATTGAAGAGTATGTACATCGTATTGGTCGTACAGGCCGTGTAGGGAACCTTG GCCTTGCCACCTCATTCTTCAATGAGAGGAATATAAACATCACCAAGGACTTGCTTGATCTTCTTGTTGAAGCTAAGCAAGAAGTACCATCTTGGCTGGAAAACATGGCTTATGAACAGCATCACAAAGGGGGTGGCAGCCGTGGGCGATCTAAGAG CAGTAGGTTCAGTGGAGGATTTGGTGCCAGAGACTATCGAACAAGTAGCGGTTCTGGCAGCAGTAGCTTTAGTAGCAGTCGATCAACCAGCAGCCGCAGTGGAGGAAGTAGCAGCAGAGGATTTGGAG GTGGTGGCTATGGAGGCTTCTACAACAGCGATGGATATGGAGGAAACTACAACTCCCAGGGGGTTGACTGGTGGGGCAACTGA